The window TCTGATGGGTGATAATAGATAACTGGCATGAGTAGATTGCTTTGCTGTTGAAAAAGGGACGAGTTTACAAGGTTTTGAAACAAAAGGGGATGTTTTCTTGACGATACAGCAACATGCTACCAGCCATTTTGGTAAAAAGAGGGTAAAACAGGCTATAAATTACCCAGAAATAGTTAAaaattaatagttaaaataataaataattgaaaggGGTTCATCGGTATCAAGTATcatcaaagaaaataaacaaagacgAGACATAAACACACAGACATATTTTTAACAAAGTTCAATCACATTATATAATCAAAACCTACaccactgttcaaaaatgttgtgttcagtaagattttatgtttttgaaacaccttttgctcactaagcctgcatttatttgatcaaaaatattatgaaatattaaactttaaaagaactgttttctattttaatacattttaaaatgtaatttatttttgtgatcaaagctgaattttcagcatcattactccagtctttagtgtcacatgatccttcagaaatcattctaatatttgctgcacaagaaacatttattattatcagtgttgaaaatagttgtgctgcttaatatttttgtggaaaccaagaTATTctttaatcaataaaaagttcaaaagaacagcatttatgtcaCTTATGTCACACATGCCTCAGATTCAAAAACCTAGCGAAAATGACgggtattttgcattaaaaaaaaaaaaaaaaaaaaaaaacttttgcgaactagtcctaggtacttcacccgatcggaaccaaatcagtgcaggaagattctgTGGAgaatgaatatcaataattatccaaaaatattttttcaaaatattcagtcttgctaaataatatgtaatgtgcTTGAACCCCTGCTTGcagcttaatttttaaaaacttactgAACTCAAACTTTTTAAGAGTAGTGTATTTCACAACcttcaaaatataaactatacTTCTGGGGTGTCAGAAGTCAAAAGATTGTTTTTACCTGTCTGAACGCCTCTCCGTCGCCCTTGCCAGCCTGTTGAGCGATTAGGGTGATCTTACGTGCTCTTTCCGCCCGACGGTGAACCTTGATCAGACAGGACAGTAGACACACCAACAGCAGAAACGCCAGCAGAGACAACAAGGAGATGATTGCCACGTACAGCTGTGGCAGCTTATAGGCTGTTATGAGAGAAAAGAGGATCATGGGTACAGAAAACAGACCTCAATGTGTAAGTCTGATCCAAACTGAATCAACAGTAGCTTCTTTACTTACGCTCCACATGAAGGTAGACATCAGCTATGCGGAAGCCGGAATAGTCCATCACTCGAAAGATACCCATGTCACTGACTTTGACCTTCTTTAGGTAGAACATTGATCCTTCCACAGACGCTCGACCATCAAAAGAGTCGATAGGTATCGTCAGCTCCCCCTGGTCCAGGATGAGTCGTTCCTTGCGCTCAGTGTCTGGCATGTAGACCATTTTGACTTTGGTGTGGTCCACATAAAGCTTGATCTCCAGGGTTTCACCATAATTCAAGTGCTTAAAGAGCTGGTGGTCTGTGATTACAAGCATAGATCAATACAACAGAACaaagttacaaataaaataaagtcagtagTATTCAGGtacagaaatgtaaaattaagtgcaaaataacactgcatactgtataaataataataataataataataataataaaaagattcaTCTTTATCAAAGCTGTGTGTTGTTGTTTGATTAGCATTAATGACAGCAGCAGGTATTTataggctgctgtccctttaagacctaATGCACAGATCAATATAATGATAAACATTCAAtttctcagctgtttttgttCACTTAAGACAAACCGACTGCCTTTTCCTGAATAATTGTTGAGATGGgtattttgttgtaattttttgtatGTGTACCTGTTCAAACGCATGGAGATGCAAAAGAGTATTCAGTTCGGTGTTTATGAGTAATGAATCAAGTTGTCTTTCACATCTTCTTGTGCTTTAAAATTGATTGAGTGTATAAACACATATAAATGGTAACAGGATTTGTACAGATACCGTAAAACgaaattccaggattttcaaggacttttcaagcactacttctttgattttcaagggctttaatcagagatctcacttatgtcttctatttcaaatagtaaaaaaagagaagtatataaataaaaatggcaaaaaataaagtgaagcacatgtaaagtattaatactaaagtattacaaagtatactacaattttactaaaataagtaaagcaattttactaaaataactaaaatttagtaaaaccacagttaattttcttaagggatttgtatttgtgtatactttctttttttttgttttgtttttataactgcaCTGCCTTAAtgctttgatgttttctactgaaaaaaaaagaaaaaagaaaagaaatatgaaaaaaaaaaaagattcgcaAAATCGCTCCGATATCCTGATATGATACAAATGATTCTCAATCCACGGTACAAAGTTCTGatttaagtcaaatgatttgcgatacataATTTGAAGTCcctatctaaatcaaattatttgcaatACGCAAAGTtccaatataaaacaaataatttgcgATCCGCGATCCAATTGGAGTGCTTTgttttaactgattcagagttttgaAACACTCCTATTATTCGTTTCACCTATcattacatgctttttaaaattgctaCAATCGATGTTGAAATCCAAAACTGAATagctcttttaatttgaaacaaattattcataatcTGCGTTCCGATTGAAGCACTTCAAAACAGTGAGTCATTTTACaacgcaatggtttaactgatttgaagtttcgaaaagctctgtttcacccatcactacgtgctttttaaaatcgttaCAAGCAATGttgaaattcgaaaatgaatggctcttttaatttgatctggtttttactagtgaatcgcttgaaatgaatgttcgaagtcacgagtttgactCAGTCGGACTGTTCCAGTGTAAATgacaattgatttggttcatctgttcctcttttcacatcttcagccatgtttactcgacactgtcagtactactacttccTTAGATTGATTGTTTTCTAACATTAAGTGAAATAAGTGAAAAaggtttgatgtttttttaattctgttaatTTTGAGTGAAAAGATATTTGTGtactgacaaaattaaacacttatttagatacattgtctttcaataattcaagcacttttcaagtacctcttcaggaatattgctattttcaggGCTTTTGGCATTGAATTGCAAAAATCAAGTATTTTAAGCACTTTAAGCATCTTGTACGTACCCTGTGATAAACTTTGACACTATTATGGTTAAACTTTGCAATTAATCCGCAGATCACATGCATGTCAAACCACTGGGCCTGGTCCGTATGGATCACAGATCAACCACAATCCACGTAACCCCTAGTTTTTCCTAAGTGGACAGGTTTTGGTCAGAATAATCTGCAATGTGGaccaaaatgacttttttttcttattatgtCTACTTAGTCCTAATTTTGGTTCCTTTATTCACTCTTTCCTTCTTCACTTCCTCTTCCAGATCCCcctttgtaattttacattattagtgACTTAAGACTTTGACACATTATTCACTGCTTTGTCTTTAGTAAAATGCTGAAACCGACTCCTCATATCGTTTCACCTTTCACATTGAGGCAGGCCCTCATTCGGACTTTTTGATCACTGTCAATGACAGTGTAGCTGCCCTCATCGGTCCCTGTAACCAAATGGAGGTTGACCCTCTTCTCGCCCACAGTGAGCCGGTGCTCGTATTCTTGCGCTGGGATGCCCGTCTGGTTGAGAATCACCACTGGTGGTTCCTCTGTGGTCTGGTTAACTGGAGTCTGAGCTGCAGGCCTGAACTCAAGGGTGTACGGACCAATCGAAGGGTTGATCGGGATGTGATATGTCTCTCCATATTTCACCACAGTCTCTAATGCGCAGTCTAGAAGAAAAACAGAATTGAAGTACATTAAAGCTAGGGTAGGCAGTTTCTGTGCTACTAGTGTCATCTAGCGGCATTACGAAAATAAAGCCTGTTTTCAAACAACCAATGCTGACTGTGCTGCTTTTGTTGTCTACACACAGAAACAAAAGTATGAATGAATCTGTGTACTTTTAATTGtgattcaataaataaatataaaacatatatacatatttgtttcttgaacagcaaatcagcatattagaatgatttctgaaggatcatgtgacaatgaagactggaataatgatgctgaaaatttagctttgcatcacaggaataaattgcattttaaatatattcagatagaaaacagttactttaaattgtaataatatttcacaatattactgttttaactgtatttttgattaaacaaatgtagctttggtgagcataagactaaattctaaaacatttattatatatatatatatatatatatatacactatataatattatattatattatattatatatatatatatatatatatatatatattcatatgtaGTGACCATATAGCATATAGGAATAGCTTTTCATCATCTTAACAAAAGCATGTACTTATATAATGGTATTGTAGCTTATACCTCTAACAATGAGAATGATCCTTTTGACATCACTTGGGGCCGCAGAATTCTTCACCACATATGTGCCCTCATCCTCCTCGCCCACATCCTCCAGGATCAAATGGCTAATGTGAGCGTTCAATTTGGCTCTTGAGTCCAGAATTTTCCCGTCTCGCAGGAGAACCCGCTCTAACACCGGATCCACCCTCGGCTTGAACAACACCTCTGTTGTTTCTAAAGCCGGCACAGGAATATGAATGTCCTCACTGAAGAAAGCAGTGCGGTGTTCATCTTTAGCTGCAGAGTAAAGAGAAAGACAGATGTTTTATACGTGAAAGAAgtcctttatatatatatataaatatataaataaaagatagAAAAGCTGTCCTTTAATTAAGTTGCTTTGTACTTAAAGGATTGGTTCTCTTCCAgcataaacatttcctgataatttgccCACCActatgtcatccaggatgttgatgtcttttttatttcttcagtcgaaaagaaattaaggtttatgaggaaaatattccaggatttttctccttatagtggacttcaatgatggCCAATGGGTTAAAGctccaaattacagtttcaatgcagcttcaaagggctttacacaatcccagctgaggaataagagtcttatctagcaaaacttctaaaataaactttcattttctaaaataaataaaaatgtatatacttttttaaccacaaatgctcatcttgcaatAGCTCTGCAATGCTCATACGCAGCTTAATGCATCACACTAAAAAGGTCacatgtggttagttcttcatctgtgcatttcagttaaaaaggtagggtagggcaaaaaactccacgtcattttcttctctgttttacctttttttactttttttacacattcgctttgtaaatgCTGGGTTGGTACATCATGCATGACCTTTCCGTGACGACGcacttttaatacttttaatgtatatataaaaattttttagaaaatgaccaatcatttcggTAGATAAGAGCCTTATTCCTCATCttggatcatgtagagccctttgaagctgcattgaaactgcaatttggacctttgtgtttgaagaacatttttgtggaaTTGAAAGGTCCCATGGAACCACAGATCAATAAGAACCACAGACTAATACAgatcctttatttttaaaaatgtttataatagtgtaaaaatgattataataattgaAGAGGCATTACCTTTAATGGTTGATGaccaaactgtaaaaaaaacaatggaaaaggtAAATACAAGTGCAATAGAggcaaacaaaacatttttagtccAAATATCTAGGTGTTGTCTTCATTAATACAGGCTACAATACACAGAAATACactaaaatgataaattaaagtACAACAACACAAATCCCTAAGTGACTTTCATGGGTTTCTACACATTTTCCATTATaaaattccatacttttccagactCAAACCAAACCTTCCAAACCTCTGTAGATTGTCAGGCCATGTTTAACATAAATGGTGCAAAGAGCATTATTTTCAGCTTCATATTTGGTATAGCACACTcatctgttaatatttttattttctcaggagtttattcattgtttttttctaagtgACAACATACAGAGcccctaaaacacacacacacacacacagacttttgcacacacacacaagaaacGTTTTTGTACCCTCGAGAAATTATTCACATGCACATAAAGCTCTACAATTTCTAgttttatatatactataaacCATTTCCTTTGTTCATCAATGCCATCTTACTATGAGAGCATGTCATATCAATTAATAGAGATTACTTGCTCAAAATTTGGCTTTTCTTATAGTACCTCTAATATCAAGGCCTAACAtccaatttaacacatcctctgTGGCTGCGAAGAGACAATGACATGAAATAGCCTGATATCACAATATAGTTGTGTGCATTGTCCTGTTTGCCAAGTTCAAGGGATATTAAAAACACCGGTACTGTAAAAAAAGTGTTCATATTTCAAGGCCTTAAATTCCGCTTCATCACATACTCCGTGGCAGCCAAAAAACCACACCGCGAAATGGGTTGATGGCACAATAGGTGGCTCAGTGTGCATCATCCTGTTTGCAACCTGTAAgtttaatgcttttttatgtGCACACGAAAGTCtgtatattttttagttttgcaaAGATCCCGATTAGTGATGCAGCACTGGTTAACAGTAAATGCTACTTAACAACTTATAATGTCCAGAACGGCACTGGCAATATGAGAATGTGTTTTGCTCAAGTGGCAGATCACGTTTCTAGAAGATCAAATTCAGCTTATCTATATGACTGACGAAAAATTGCAGCGGATTTGCCCTTATAGCTCTAACAAATTGAATCCCTTTAGACTTGGGAATCAGCAGTTATGAAGGATGAAGGAGAATAACAAGGAGATAAGTCACCCccttttaatttatgtatatacacacacacatatataactTGATATAACTCAAAAGACTAACTCAAATGAGCATTTGCTGCTTTTAAAAGCACCAATGGTCTGAATATACAGGCTCTAAAAATATATGCTTTTTTGCTGACAACAAAAATACACCTAAGAGTTAATAGTGAATGAGTTTTATCGGGGGAAAGAGTGCGCAGGTTTTCCTTCTCTGCAGCACTAACAATATGAAAGGACTATTAGGAATGCTGCCATGTCAAACCGCCAACTATGCACTTTCAGTGCAACATCTTATGATAAATTATGTTGCAAATTTTGCCCTTGTGAaataaaccaattaaaaaaactatGCAAATGAAAAGCTATGTCTGCTATTTGTTAAACTACTATTATAGAAATGTTTAGGAATATGACAGTTACCTGAGCACAGAAGGGTGCTAATGACTGCCACACAAGTAATGCCCATTTTAGCTGGATATCTGTGCAGAAAAAGCAGTAAACAGTGAACAGTAAAACACAACATGAACAATCAAAACTCATATCTGAGAAGCACAGGTAAGTAGCAcaggaatatttgtagcaatagccaagaaatagtgtatgggtcaaaatgattgatttttcctaccataaatatatccaaatgtacttttttgattagtaatatgcattgctaagaacttaatttggacaactttaaaggcaattttctcaatatttttttttttttttcggaccctcagattttagattttcaaatagttgtatttcatcctatcctaacaaaccatacatcaatggaaagcttattcagctttcagaatgACCTAATATGGCACATAAAATGcaccatttttaattaatttaataaatatgttcTTTTAATTATATTGGTCtccttttaaaatgaaaccaaatGTTATGAATTCATACAAGATGACAAGACTTAAAAGATTCTTGTCATAGTAAAATAGCATAGTTATATAACTGAAAGCCTAATTCTGAATCATTAATGCCAAATGAATCCTCCCACGTACATCAAAAGAGACCAAAATATTGCTCTAAGTCAAACTGTACAGCATCCTGACAGTCTGATCTCTTTAAGATACTGTAGATATGACTAAGGAAGCTTATCGGATGTCTGTCTTAAACAGAAGCTTTGTAATGAACACTAACCATAATAGCATGACATCCAGTTTCTGGCAGGACGGCTTGCCCAGACCAGACTGAAACCAACTGACAATGGCATTTCTGCCAAAACCCCAAGAAATTCAGAGCTCAAATCTGTCTCTCTCACCCTCCCTCGTAAGGTTTTAAGGTTTACCTTTCATAGACATCTCAACTGATAGGTTGAGGCTAATACTTTTTAgtaatagaatttaaaaatg of the Labeo rohita strain BAU-BD-2019 chromosome 19, IGBB_LRoh.1.0, whole genome shotgun sequence genome contains:
- the LOC127181822 gene encoding uncharacterized protein LOC127181822; protein product: MGITCVAVISTLLCSVWSSTIKAKDEHRTAFFSEDIHIPVPALETTEVLFKPRVDPVLERVLLRDGKILDSRAKLNAHISHLILEDVGEEDEGTYVVKNSAAPSDVKRIILIVRDCALETVVKYGETYHIPINPSIGPYTLEFRPAAQTPVNQTTEEPPVVILNQTGIPAQEYEHRLTVGEKRVNLHLVTGTDEGSYTVIDSDQKVRMRACLNVKDHQLFKHLNYGETLEIKLYVDHTKVKMVYMPDTERKERLILDQGELTIPIDSFDGRASVEGSMFYLKKVKVSDMGIFRVMDYSGFRIADVYLHVEPYKLPQLYVAIISLLSLLAFLLLVCLLSCLIKVHRRAERARKITLIAQQAGKGDGEAFRQVVHDAYTRFTEESIVQSTWENNTESTEVEIKGLEVSKPGQYQALQSEKNCMDMNDSGVEFNSSALPLDSDTDLPDYLTSQKLLLEPDTLAAVPPAISEGDHSATRTPDSILSASPATQPKSEAQIDGDLIGATTPEETTKVNDLDAKMSKDASPHSEKAPDASNGTTT